Proteins from a single region of Corylus avellana chromosome ca11, CavTom2PMs-1.0:
- the LOC132166382 gene encoding 26S proteasome non-ATPase regulatory subunit 13 homolog B-like, whose protein sequence is MMGGDIFYFLQIKSLLGTKVEWLYYILQAFNSGDLVRYQELCHVHNAALRAQPALVENEKKLVKKINILCLMEIIFSRSSDDRTIPLSIIVERTKLFIEEVERLLMKSLSVHLIEGLIDQVEGTMHVSWMQPRVLGIPQITSLRDRLDNCNNSLTEKGKKLERRPKKK, encoded by the exons ATGATGGGTGGTGACATCTTTTACTTTCTGCAGATTAAGAGTCTTCTAGGGACTAAGGTTGAGTGGCTCTACTATATTCTTCAGGCATTCAACTCTGGTGATTTAGTTCGTTATCAGGAACTATGTCATGTGCACAATGCTGCTCTGAGGGCTCAACCAGCATTAGTTGAGAATGAGAAAAAGCTGgtgaaaaagataaatattctCTGCTTGATGGAAATTATTTTCAG CCGGTCATCTGATGATCGAACTATACCTTTGAGTATCATTGTAGAGCGCACAAAACTTTTTATCGAGGAGGTGGAGCGTCTTCTTATGAAGAGCCTTTCT GTTCATCTGATCGAGGGCCTAATTGATCAAGTTGAGGGAACAATGCATGTATCCTGGATGCAGCCAAGAGTATTGGGGATTCCACAGATCACATCCTTGCGCGATCGTCTAGACAATTGTAACAATTCATTAACagagaagggaaaaaaattggaaaggcgacccaaaaaaaaataa